The genomic DNA GGAAGAGGGGAGAattgtcacagaagaaatggttgaTCACATTCGGCCCACAGAATCTCAACTTCGAAATCAGGACCATCCGTAAACTTATAACTGTGAAACTTCCCACCCATGAGCCAAGAACCAGTTGGATGCAGAGTCTCTGATTCATGATGGTGGTGTATTGCAAAGGGTGGCAGATGGCAACATAGCGATCAAAGGACATGATCACTAGGAGGCAGAACTCTGTAATCCCTAAAGCAAAATAGAAGAAGGTCTGGGCCATGCAGCCGTGGAATGAAATGGTTCTGCTGACTGAGAGAAAGTCCAGCATCAGCCTAGGGCTCGTGACTGAGGTGAACCAGATTTCCAAGAAGGACAAATTGGCAATGAAAAAGTACATGGGAGAGTGGAGTCGACGATCAACACACACTATGAAAATGATGACCACATTTCCTGTTACTGTGATCAGGTAGGTGAGGAGGAGAATCAGGAACAGGAAAATCTTCAGTTTCTCACCAAGACTGGAAAATCCCAGAAGGATGAACACAGACACAGCCGTTTCATTCCTTTCCTCCATGTCCGACATCAGCCTTATCTGTAAAAAGAGTAACAGTGAAAATAAGTGAATGGCATTTTTgtgtattcatagattttaaagccagatggAACCCTTGTGATCTTCTAGCcccactttgtacaaaacatctgACACAGGATTTtacctaggtttcagagtagcagccgtgttagtctgtatccgcaaaaagaacaggagtacttgtggcaccttagagactaacaaatgtattagagcaggggtcagcaacgtttggca from Malaclemys terrapin pileata isolate rMalTer1 chromosome 12, rMalTer1.hap1, whole genome shotgun sequence includes the following:
- the LOC128846996 gene encoding olfactory receptor 6M1-like → MSDMEERNETAVSVFILLGFSSLGEKLKIFLFLILLLTYLITVTGNVVIIFIVCVDRRLHSPMYFFIANLSFLEIWFTSVTSPRLMLDFLSVSRTISFHGCMAQTFFYFALGITEFCLLVIMSFDRYVAICHPLQYTTIMNQRLCIQLVLGSWVGSFTVISLRMVLISKLRFCGPNVINHFFCDNSPLFQLSCTDTSGVKRVDSILISTLVLTSLCLTMLSYMSIFFSILQMPTATGRQKAFGTCGSHLTSLAIGYGSCIVLYVRPSGSASLDVNKGVALLNTVLYPFLNPFIYSLRNKTVKLALRETFSRSTVMLFPNLRHASG